GAGAATTCGGGCCAAAATGATAGTTATTACAACTGTTGCGACACTTTATGAAACGGTAACCTATAACATGAACATAAATCTCCTATTGGTGAACATTggaacaaaaaatatgattagCCTCTTTAATAATTTGTGGTTTCCTTCTCGAAAATGACCCCACTAGGGGTGGGGCACACTTAATTCccccccaccccaaaaaaaaaaaaagaagaaataatgtttgaaatttcatattttttcttcaatgatgttttaattatacaacaACTTTCCGCGTTGGAATGTGTCAataaaaccatggacctataggtccatgataaAACACACACCACAGAGTAAAAGCTGATACACCAGTATTTCAAAACCCCATACTTGGTCACCAATTtattaaatttataaataaGTATAAAAGGCTAAATATTCTTCGTGATCGGTTGACTGTGTTTGCTTTGGCTTGCATTGCGGGTTAAAGGGGGCGTGGTCAAATTACCGACACGTCACTCAATATGTATTGTTCATCGCTGACTGTCGCTGTCTGATGTCAGGTCCCAGATTTGGGGATTTAGTACTTTTTACGcgatttttcaatttgatacgATTACCAGAGATGGCTCCTACATTTTCGATTGGCCTGGAATAAATTAATTGGGAATTTGAAGGCTTTTACTATAAATAATCCAGCGAAAAAGCAACACTTAATTTGTCTTCGGTCCCACATATTGCCATTTATGCACTAAAAAAGTCGACTGCACTGCCTCGTCAATTTCGTTTGCCTGAAAGTTTAATCATGGTACGGGTACTAGCGAGTGGAGATGTCGTTGCAGATGATGATCCGAGAGCACAAGCATCAAGAAACCAACAATCTGGATCATCAAGACAAATGGTAGGTATTTAGTAGACCAAATTCCAATTCACTGTCTCTGTTTTGCCCttttttggttgttccgctgaactgagCTGCATTGGCTGGGGattgtagtaaaatgtcagaaatcgataaataaatccccagaaacgatggttattcctgtctaggtATTTAGTAGATCTAGaccctatttttttaaaatgaacttTGCTTCTTTGATAAACTTTGAATTAGAGTTTGAATATGGTGATACCTATATACAGTTTTTCACTTCCGACTtcgaaaaatatttgaatattttgcattataaaaaaattcacaGTATGACTGGACTTTGTCAAGTTTGTGATTGTCTgcttggtaaaaaaaacattctaatGAACTCTGATGGCTCCACTTGCCAGTTACATAGGGGTGTAGCCTGtaggaggagaaaaaaatagagataatCTAGGAGAAAATAgaagttaaaaaaatgtttaaatactCCTCCAAACAGACAGCTACCAGCTGTCTAAATCTGAATGGGTTCAGAATATCCAAAAACACTTGGACATTCAATGGAATGTtagaataatgtttaaaatttcattttacaaattagGCCTACTAATACACGTAATTGTAATAATACATTGAATGAGttaaaatgatgaatgatgtTGTAGTATTTAAGTTACCATTACTATTAGGCTGTACGAAAATCTTTATGGTGAAGGTAGATATATGTTTCCTGGCTGATTAAACCAAACCAATCTCTTGCATTTTTTCTAAATAATCTTTTGTTACAGGGAAGGATCCGTCATGACAATGACATGGGCAATCAAGGTGGTTATGGAGGAGGAGCctatggaggaggaggaggagctcAGGGAGGTGGAGCAGGAGGAGTTTCCATCTTCCAAGTCCTGAATCAGAAACTGCTCGACGCTGGCATCCCTCGTTGGACATTGGGAACAACGGTGGTTGAACCTATCGTGACTGTCGGCTTCATCCTAGCCATGCTGCTCCTTGGAGTGAAGGGACTCTTTCTTGGGGCCATTCTCTTTGCAGCTGTCAAGTTCAGCGGAGGAATGGATGAAAGTGGTGCGGGTAATAGCAATACCGGAAGGAATACCGGTGGAGGGGGTCGGGGCGGAGGGACAGGCGGTGGCAGGACAACAGGTGGAAGAGTGCTTGGTGGAAGATGATGACAGAAGCCTCACCAAGGCACTTTGTTGATTAGAAGACAATATTCTCAGGAGTATCAGGACTAGCGTTCTAGATGAAGTGATCAAGCTGTTCACTTTGAGATGTCTATATTACAGAGTGAAAAATCCAGTTTCAGAGGGGTTATTTAagcattttcagatttttctcagTTTTCCTCCTACACAATTGTGGAAGTCTCCCAAAGGACTTGTAATGGTAGTGGTTAACTACAGCGTCTGGGGAAAAGATTAAGCTGCTTCACACTCTTTGATTACTGCTTAAATCCCACTTTTGATTGGGGGAAAACAAAGTGTATGAATGAAAAGTAATTTCTTATAGATATAATCATCTCACCAGTATCTTGAAATATGTGATGTAAAATAGATAATTTTGATTCCAAACAGACAGGATTCGCTTTTGTCGTCATGTTTCTAGAACATGAGAATGTGCCGGCAAATCACATTCGT
This region of Lytechinus variegatus isolate NC3 chromosome 18, Lvar_3.0, whole genome shotgun sequence genomic DNA includes:
- the LOC121432074 gene encoding protein FAM241B-like, with the protein product MVRVLASGDVVADDDPRAQASRNQQSGSSRQMGRIRHDNDMGNQGGYGGGAYGGGGGAQGGGAGGVSIFQVLNQKLLDAGIPRWTLGTTVVEPIVTVGFILAMLLLGVKGLFLGAILFAAVKFSGGMDESGAGNSNTGRNTGGGGRGGGTGGGRTTGGRVLGGR